The proteins below come from a single Dinghuibacter silviterrae genomic window:
- a CDS encoding RNA polymerase sigma factor, with protein MNPGQIQDWVEGCLRDDRKSQELLYKHFFPVLYRICQRYCQDDMETMSVLNDGFLKVFTKIHKYNSSLGAIEAWIKTVVTHTAIDYVRSRNRRAFQVVHLDNIGELPEEEAPISDLNPDILLQGIRRLPQTTKTVLNMHLFEAYSHKQIATTLGISESTSRWHLTEARKKLRQYFSEGGDSALDASRQKNMYS; from the coding sequence TTGAATCCGGGACAAATCCAAGATTGGGTAGAGGGATGCCTCCGGGACGACAGAAAGTCCCAGGAATTGCTCTATAAGCACTTTTTTCCTGTACTATACAGGATATGCCAGCGCTATTGCCAGGACGATATGGAGACGATGTCTGTGCTCAACGATGGTTTCCTCAAGGTTTTCACCAAAATCCATAAATATAATTCCAGCCTGGGCGCGATAGAAGCCTGGATCAAGACGGTGGTCACCCATACGGCCATCGACTATGTCCGGAGCCGCAACAGGCGGGCCTTCCAGGTGGTTCATCTGGACAATATCGGGGAGCTTCCGGAGGAGGAGGCGCCCATATCGGACCTCAATCCGGATATTCTCCTCCAGGGGATCAGACGGCTGCCCCAGACGACCAAAACGGTCCTGAACATGCATCTGTTCGAGGCCTATTCACACAAACAAATCGCAACCACCCTGGGCATCAGCGAGAGTACCTCCCGCTGGCACCTGACGGAAGCCCGGAAGAAGTTGAGACAATATTTCTCAGAAGGAGGCGACTCCGCCCTGGACGCCTCCAGGCAAAAAAATATGTATTCATGA
- a CDS encoding GatB/YqeY domain-containing protein: protein MSLEQTINTDLKTAMLAKDEPTVRGLRAIKAAIILAKTSEGNNGAVTEAQELTLLQKLVKQRKDSITIFQEQNRNDLAGKELEEVAVIERYLPAQMSPEELKTALKAIIEKLGAKGPADMGKVMGAANKELAGRADGKSIAAAVKELL, encoded by the coding sequence ATGTCACTGGAACAAACCATTAATACTGACCTGAAAACGGCCATGCTGGCCAAGGATGAGCCGACGGTGCGCGGACTTCGCGCGATCAAGGCGGCCATCATCTTAGCCAAAACCAGCGAGGGGAACAACGGGGCCGTTACAGAGGCCCAGGAACTCACCCTGCTTCAAAAACTTGTCAAGCAGCGGAAGGACTCCATCACCATCTTCCAAGAGCAAAACAGGAACGACCTGGCGGGAAAAGAACTGGAGGAAGTAGCGGTCATCGAGCGCTACCTGCCCGCACAGATGAGTCCGGAAGAGCTGAAAACGGCCCTCAAGGCCATCATTGAAAAATTGGGCGCCAAAGGACCTGCCGACATGGGCAAGGTCATGGGGGCGGCGAACAAAGAGCTGGCCGGCCGGGCCGACGGGAAGTCCATCGCCGCCGCCGTGAAGGAATTGCTCTAG
- the gmk gene encoding guanylate kinase has translation MDMSAQQPIVIFTAPSGAGKTSIVRYLLDRIPELSFSVSAATRAARKGEVDGRDYYFLPLAVFQQRIQENAFAEWEMVYEGKYYGTLRSELERIWALGKVPVLDIDVKGAIHVQQQYPLNTLSVFVQPPGVEELKKRLLSRGTETPESLETRLNKAEYEMSFQPHFKATIVNRELVQACVEAEALIRGFLRRFYDTV, from the coding sequence ATGGATATGAGCGCCCAACAACCCATTGTCATTTTCACAGCCCCTTCCGGGGCGGGGAAAACCTCCATCGTCCGGTATCTCCTTGACCGGATCCCGGAACTGAGCTTTTCCGTTTCGGCGGCTACCCGTGCCGCACGTAAGGGGGAGGTGGATGGAAGGGACTATTATTTCCTGCCCCTGGCGGTTTTTCAGCAGCGCATCCAGGAAAATGCCTTTGCCGAATGGGAAATGGTGTACGAAGGCAAGTACTACGGCACCCTTCGTTCGGAGCTGGAACGCATCTGGGCGTTGGGCAAGGTGCCGGTCCTGGACATAGACGTTAAGGGCGCCATCCACGTCCAACAGCAATATCCGCTCAATACACTTTCGGTTTTCGTACAACCGCCTGGCGTGGAAGAATTGAAAAAACGGCTGCTCAGCCGGGGCACCGAAACGCCGGAATCGTTGGAAACCCGGTTAAACAAGGCAGAATACGAAATGTCCTTCCAGCCGCATTTTAAGGCAACGATCGTCAACCGGGAGCTCGTCCAGGCTTGCGTGGAGGCAGAAGCCCTCATCCGGGGGTTTTTGAGGAGGTTCTACGACACGGTCTGA
- a CDS encoding CvpA family protein — protein MIIDVLLLCIVALGAIRGFFRGLVLALFALVAYILGLAAAMKFSHAAAAWLAPMLHAGQRWMPLIGFLVVFFGVVLLVRWLGILLQKAMEGLMLGWANRLGGMVFYIVLYVTIYSVLLFYLVKMRLIGPDTLRHSVTYPYLSPIAPKIIGALGLVLPWFRDIFDRLDKFFDKVGP, from the coding sequence ATGATCATCGACGTCCTGCTCCTGTGTATTGTCGCTTTGGGGGCCATCCGGGGTTTTTTCCGCGGGCTGGTCCTGGCGTTGTTTGCCCTGGTGGCCTATATCCTGGGGCTGGCGGCGGCCATGAAGTTTTCGCATGCGGCCGCAGCGTGGCTGGCACCGATGCTTCACGCGGGTCAAAGATGGATGCCGCTGATCGGTTTTCTTGTTGTGTTTTTCGGCGTAGTACTGCTGGTGCGCTGGCTGGGTATATTGCTGCAAAAAGCAATGGAAGGGCTGATGCTGGGTTGGGCCAACCGGCTCGGAGGGATGGTATTTTATATCGTACTATACGTGACGATCTACAGTGTTCTGCTCTTTTACCTGGTAAAAATGCGGTTGATAGGCCCCGATACGCTGCGGCATTCGGTCACTTATCCTTATCTTTCGCCCATCGCGCCAAAAATCATCGGGGCGCTGGGCCTGGTGCTTCCCTGGTTCAGGGACATATTTGACAGGCTGGACAAATTCTTTGATAAAGTAGGCCCATAG
- a CDS encoding CBS domain-containing protein: protein MRAVNLISHAVPFLRVQDTVRQALQLMTDFHITHLPVVQDDKYLGLVEENALLDIADEDTPLGETGLAWNRAAIGEEEHFLAVLRLWKKTRLSVIPVINRDIELQGVITATELLLALDEYTAAEEPGGLIVLSIEPRNFSLSEIGRLAESNDATIVHVATQKDPTTGMLSVSIKLNRNDIQDILATFQRYEYTIETYFGDNLSEDDLRSNYAHLMNYLNI, encoded by the coding sequence ATGCGGGCCGTTAACCTAATTTCACACGCTGTCCCCTTTCTGCGGGTACAAGACACCGTAAGGCAGGCCTTGCAGCTCATGACCGACTTCCACATCACGCATCTTCCCGTGGTCCAGGACGACAAGTACCTGGGGCTGGTGGAGGAGAATGCTTTGCTAGACATCGCCGACGAGGACACGCCGCTGGGTGAGACAGGTCTTGCCTGGAACCGCGCGGCCATCGGGGAGGAAGAGCATTTTCTCGCCGTTCTGCGTTTGTGGAAAAAAACGCGTCTCAGCGTCATCCCCGTCATCAACCGGGACATCGAGTTGCAGGGAGTGATCACCGCCACAGAGCTGCTGCTGGCCCTGGACGAGTATACCGCGGCGGAAGAACCGGGCGGTTTGATCGTCCTGAGCATCGAACCCCGGAACTTTTCGCTGAGCGAGATCGGGCGGCTGGCAGAATCCAACGACGCCACCATCGTACACGTGGCTACACAAAAGGACCCAACTACGGGTATGCTGAGCGTGTCGATCAAATTGAACCGGAATGATATTCAGGATATTCTCGCCACCTTTCAGCGATACGAGTATACCATAGAAACCTATTTCGGCGACAACCTGTCGGAAGATGATCTCCGCTCCAACTACGCTCACCTGATGAACTACCTGAACATTTAA
- a CDS encoding hemolysin family protein has protein sequence MDVSYIIGIAISLLLTGFFAGIEMAFTSANKLSIELKKKQGLTSGKILSRFLEAPTKLVATLVVALSIIVVIYTLLVDRFLSPVWKRLPEIAQGPYVRLLFESLLATLLFLLTEFLFKAIFRAKKDYILPFFARLLRFFYGLLYPIAAFFVFVSEWSLKYLFDVRTTEHKEFFGRVDLDNFIQQSEQASDENGMQELNKELFENALSLPSMRVRQCLVPRREVEGIEKNTPIEEVRRKFVDSQLSKLVVYEQNIDNIQGYIHQLDLFKEPKDIESVLLPIPAVPETMSVTDLINKFTLERKSIAWVVDEFGGTSGIVTMEDLLEEIFGEIQDEYDTEEFVDKQIAEDEYIFSGRLELDYLREKYNLDFPENESETLSGYIINEYETIPKPKERIIIGHYEFDVLQVSDTRIEMVKLKILK, from the coding sequence ATGGATGTATCCTACATCATCGGCATCGCCATTTCCCTTTTGCTAACCGGTTTTTTTGCAGGGATAGAAATGGCCTTTACGTCGGCCAACAAGCTTTCCATTGAACTAAAGAAAAAACAAGGGCTGACCAGCGGAAAGATCCTGTCCCGTTTCCTGGAAGCACCCACCAAGCTGGTGGCGACACTGGTGGTAGCCTTGAGCATTATCGTGGTTATATATACCCTTTTGGTGGACCGTTTTTTATCACCAGTCTGGAAACGGCTTCCGGAGATCGCCCAGGGTCCCTACGTACGGCTCCTTTTCGAATCCCTGTTGGCGACGCTTTTGTTCCTGCTGACCGAATTCCTGTTCAAGGCCATATTCCGCGCCAAAAAGGACTATATCCTCCCGTTTTTTGCCCGGCTTCTTCGTTTCTTTTACGGTCTGCTCTACCCGATCGCTGCATTTTTTGTGTTTGTAAGCGAATGGTCCCTCAAATACCTTTTTGACGTCCGTACCACCGAACACAAGGAGTTTTTCGGCAGGGTGGACCTGGACAACTTTATCCAGCAAAGCGAACAGGCCTCCGACGAAAACGGCATGCAGGAGCTCAACAAGGAACTTTTTGAAAACGCCCTGTCCCTCCCGTCCATGCGCGTCCGCCAGTGCCTGGTGCCGAGGCGGGAAGTAGAAGGGATAGAAAAAAATACCCCTATCGAAGAAGTGCGTCGGAAGTTTGTCGATAGTCAGCTATCCAAACTGGTGGTCTACGAACAAAACATCGACAACATCCAGGGGTACATCCATCAGCTGGACCTTTTTAAAGAGCCAAAAGACATAGAATCGGTGCTGCTGCCGATCCCCGCCGTCCCCGAAACCATGAGCGTCACCGACCTGATCAATAAATTCACGCTGGAACGGAAGAGCATCGCCTGGGTCGTGGACGAGTTCGGCGGCACCTCCGGCATCGTCACCATGGAGGACCTCCTCGAAGAAATCTTTGGCGAAATCCAGGACGAATATGATACCGAGGAATTCGTCGACAAACAAATCGCCGAAGACGAATACATCTTTTCCGGCCGTCTCGAACTCGACTACCTCCGCGAAAAATACAACCTCGACTTCCCCGAAAACGAATCAGAAACGCTCTCCGGCTACATCATCAACGAATACGAAACGATCCCCAAACCCAAGGAACGGATCATCATCGGCCACTACGAGTTCGATGTCCTCCAGGTCTCCGATACCCGGATCGAGATGGTGAAGCTCAAAATCCTGAAGTAA
- a CDS encoding DUF4290 domain-containing protein — protein MEYNTLRTGLTMREYGRHIQQMVDYLLTIEDPERRQKNAYALIELMGFLNPHLRNVEDFRHKLWDHLFLISDFKLEVESPYPIPTRETLKTKPERLPYPKRYPKFNHLGKNIETVINKALSEEDADKRQGFANAIAYYMKLAYSNWHHELVHDDSIQAELSNLTQGQLEFNNRPFVKHRASPEREDFISNVGKPRHKQHYSQNNRGTNGNRSNNGNRGGNGNRPGGSRDGNNRGNGAGGNNRFNKKRFK, from the coding sequence ATGGAATATAATACATTACGCACCGGGCTGACCATGCGGGAGTATGGCCGCCATATTCAGCAGATGGTGGATTACCTGCTAACGATTGAGGACCCGGAAAGGAGACAAAAGAACGCCTACGCCCTGATTGAACTGATGGGTTTCCTGAATCCGCACCTTCGCAACGTAGAAGATTTCCGCCACAAACTTTGGGATCACCTTTTCCTTATATCCGATTTCAAACTGGAGGTAGAAAGCCCCTATCCGATTCCGACCAGGGAAACCCTGAAGACCAAACCGGAGCGGCTTCCCTACCCGAAACGGTATCCGAAGTTCAACCACCTCGGTAAGAACATCGAAACGGTGATCAACAAAGCCCTCAGCGAGGAAGACGCCGACAAACGCCAGGGGTTTGCCAACGCCATCGCTTATTACATGAAGCTGGCGTACTCCAACTGGCACCACGAGCTCGTCCACGACGACTCTATCCAGGCAGAGCTGAGCAACCTTACCCAAGGCCAGCTTGAGTTCAACAACCGTCCTTTTGTCAAGCACCGCGCGTCCCCGGAAAGGGAAGATTTCATATCCAACGTCGGCAAGCCTCGTCACAAACAACACTATTCGCAAAACAACCGTGGCACCAACGGGAACCGGAGCAATAACGGGAACCGCGGAGGTAACGGCAACCGTCCGGGCGGCAGCCGCGACGGCAACAACCGCGGCAACGGCGCGGGCGGCAACAACCGGTTTAATAAAAAACGATTTAAGTGA
- the murA gene encoding UDP-N-acetylglucosamine 1-carboxyvinyltransferase, protein MSAFQVEGGKKLKGEITPQGAKNEALQIISAVLLTPETVKVNNIPDILDVNLLIELLGEMGVSIDRPSRDTCIFKADKVDTGYLESEAFRQKGGRLRGSVMIAGPMLARFGKAFIPKPGGDKIGRRPLDTHIIGFEKLGVRPDYNTGDNYFTLNGQDMRGTYMLLNEPSVTGTANIVMAASMAKGTTTIYNAACEPYIQQLCLMLNRMGARITGIGSNLLTIEGVTALHGTEHRLLPDMIEVGSFIGLAAMTQSAITIRNAGLGHLGQIPDKFRQMGIELFLEGDDIRVPEQELYSIQGNLDGSIPTIYDHPWPGFTPDLLSILLVVATQARGSVLIHQKMFESRLFFTDKLMDMGAQIILCDPHRAAVVGLARQRRLRGITMSSPDIRAGVALLIAALSAEGRSTIQNIEQIDRGYQYIDERLRKLGADIRRVN, encoded by the coding sequence GTGAGTGCTTTCCAGGTCGAAGGCGGTAAAAAACTAAAAGGGGAAATCACTCCCCAAGGTGCCAAGAACGAAGCCCTTCAAATTATCTCCGCCGTACTCCTCACCCCCGAGACCGTCAAGGTCAACAATATTCCCGACATCCTGGACGTCAATCTCCTCATAGAACTCCTGGGAGAAATGGGCGTGTCCATAGACCGTCCTTCGCGGGATACCTGCATCTTCAAGGCGGACAAGGTAGATACCGGCTATCTCGAAAGCGAAGCCTTTCGCCAGAAGGGCGGGCGCCTTCGGGGGTCCGTGATGATCGCCGGACCCATGCTCGCCCGTTTTGGAAAAGCCTTTATCCCCAAACCCGGGGGTGACAAGATCGGTCGCAGACCCCTGGATACGCACATCATCGGTTTTGAAAAGCTGGGCGTGCGGCCCGACTACAATACCGGGGACAACTACTTCACGCTCAACGGTCAGGACATGAGGGGCACGTACATGCTCCTGAACGAACCGTCGGTCACGGGCACGGCCAATATCGTCATGGCTGCCTCCATGGCCAAGGGCACCACGACCATCTACAACGCAGCCTGCGAACCCTACATACAGCAATTGTGCCTGATGCTGAACCGCATGGGCGCCAGGATCACGGGCATAGGCTCCAACCTCCTGACCATCGAGGGCGTCACCGCACTCCATGGGACCGAGCACCGCCTCCTCCCCGACATGATCGAGGTAGGATCGTTTATCGGGCTGGCCGCCATGACCCAAAGCGCCATCACCATCCGGAACGCCGGTCTGGGGCACCTGGGCCAGATCCCCGACAAATTCCGGCAAATGGGGATCGAATTGTTTTTGGAAGGGGACGACATCCGGGTCCCGGAACAGGAGCTGTACTCCATTCAGGGCAACCTTGACGGCTCCATCCCCACCATCTACGATCACCCGTGGCCGGGCTTTACCCCCGACCTGCTCAGCATCCTCCTCGTCGTGGCCACCCAGGCCCGGGGCAGCGTCCTGATCCACCAAAAAATGTTCGAAAGCCGGTTGTTCTTCACCGACAAGCTGATGGACATGGGCGCCCAGATCATCCTGTGCGACCCGCACCGCGCCGCCGTCGTCGGGCTGGCCCGCCAGCGCCGCCTCCGGGGCATCACGATGAGCAGTCCCGACATCCGGGCGGGCGTCGCCCTCCTGATCGCCGCCCTCAGCGCCGAGGGCCGGAGTACCATCCAGAACATCGAACAGATCGACCGTGGATACCAGTATATCGACGAGCGGCTTCGTAAGCTGGGAGCGGATATACGGCGCGTCAACTAG
- the gldC gene encoding gliding motility protein GldC yields MKKSTITVDVYLDEQKIPEKIEWMAADSAVSEKERAKALLMALWDGADKTAMRIDLWTKDMMVDEMADFYYQVLLTMADTYERATHHADLVADMKKFAADFYKKFREIQSKGNT; encoded by the coding sequence ATGAAGAAGAGCACCATTACGGTAGACGTTTATTTGGACGAGCAGAAGATACCGGAGAAGATCGAATGGATGGCGGCGGACAGCGCCGTGTCGGAAAAAGAAAGGGCAAAAGCCCTCCTGATGGCCCTCTGGGATGGTGCGGACAAAACCGCCATGCGGATCGACCTCTGGACAAAGGACATGATGGTAGACGAAATGGCGGATTTCTATTACCAGGTATTGCTCACCATGGCGGATACCTACGAAAGGGCGACCCACCACGCGGACCTGGTGGCCGACATGAAAAAATTCGCCGCTGATTTTTATAAGAAATTCAGGGAAATTCAATCAAAGGGAAACACTTAA
- a CDS encoding glycosyltransferase family protein — MHLAIDGTLWENHSPDGYDRMARSLLDALGQPATFLGRGPVPAAFAAPGASAGRASVAAPAVIVGRAFAEGRWMQAEPNLMEKIRPAGWLKRTIPRVMTEAHLDRWISFSGNTSAPGGRIFLKDVAPLLWPDTAPRGAADALRARYAEALEDPGTEVLLFSKRAAELLGDGAGRSHQAASDGGPAITNGAAASRVHVLPPYYGPAPVADRDAIKAEYGQGKEYFLWTGSTGDHWRDAMKAFSQFKMRQRSHMRLVLAPWGAPTGGAGTSPGEGIQEGLATYKFRADVTVLDPEKRGPEKWEHAALGAYALLYTPEKEELGWVTLAAATLETPLIQTKRSVATEWAGDAAEWVDPGDPASIAEAMLQLFKDEAYRSRLLKRGRALAEAMGPEKVINRYLCHLS; from the coding sequence ATGCACCTTGCGATAGACGGAACCTTATGGGAAAACCATAGCCCCGATGGGTACGACCGGATGGCCAGATCCCTCCTGGACGCCCTGGGGCAGCCCGCCACCTTCCTGGGAAGGGGCCCCGTCCCGGCCGCCTTTGCGGCGCCCGGCGCCAGTGCAGGCCGGGCCTCTGTCGCGGCGCCGGCCGTCATTGTAGGCCGTGCTTTCGCCGAGGGCCGCTGGATGCAGGCGGAGCCGAATCTGATGGAAAAAATAAGGCCCGCCGGCTGGCTCAAACGAACCATCCCCCGGGTCATGACCGAAGCCCACCTCGACCGTTGGATCAGCTTTTCCGGGAACACCTCCGCCCCCGGCGGAAGGATCTTCCTCAAGGATGTAGCGCCCCTGCTCTGGCCGGACACCGCCCCCCGGGGCGCGGCCGACGCCCTCCGGGCAAGGTACGCCGAAGCCCTGGAGGACCCGGGCACGGAAGTGCTGCTGTTCTCGAAGCGCGCGGCGGAGCTCTTGGGCGACGGCGCGGGTCGCAGCCACCAAGCCGCCAGCGACGGCGGGCCGGCGATCACCAACGGCGCCGCCGCGAGCCGCGTCCACGTCCTCCCGCCATACTACGGCCCCGCCCCGGTGGCGGACCGCGACGCCATCAAAGCCGAATACGGCCAGGGCAAAGAATACTTCCTTTGGACCGGCTCCACCGGAGACCACTGGAGGGACGCCATGAAGGCCTTTTCCCAGTTTAAAATGCGGCAAAGGAGCCATATGCGGCTGGTCCTGGCGCCCTGGGGGGCGCCGACGGGCGGCGCGGGGACAAGCCCGGGCGAGGGCATACAGGAAGGCCTGGCGACATACAAATTCCGCGCGGACGTCACCGTCCTTGATCCGGAAAAGCGGGGGCCGGAAAAGTGGGAACACGCCGCCCTGGGCGCGTACGCCCTTTTATATACGCCCGAAAAAGAGGAGTTGGGTTGGGTCACCCTGGCGGCGGCAACGCTTGAAACGCCCCTCATACAGACAAAGCGGAGCGTGGCCACGGAATGGGCCGGGGATGCCGCGGAGTGGGTAGACCCGGGGGATCCGGCGTCGATAGCGGAGGCGATGTTGCAACTTTTCAAGGACGAGGCGTACCGGAGCCGCCTTTTAAAAAGAGGAAGGGCCCTGGCGGAGGCAATGGGACCGGAGAAGGTGATTAATCGTTACCTTTGCCATCTTAGTTAA
- a CDS encoding outer membrane beta-barrel protein, with amino-acid sequence MRDELFDHLKHKLAETEVPDPETGWQRMRALLDATVRPRPVYQLRRWYAAAACLILAGAAWALIHEAHSSKTKTPLAVTTGSGSRAGAGGQTSVAQADGAKAGGAQAAGAQTSGAQAGGAQAAGAQNGGVQAGGVPAGGVPATAQNDGAYPSGEPSRDLATTTGTTGSRRDDRFPAGSLTGSRASDKGSRQILANSDKETLLSQTKPQDVLVLETSGNPGSACFCTTTTRGYSGATPDLKMPFLEKPLAASPRLLASTGAPAGPIRPAHHSRWGFDVGLGANFPGSMRTVTVNNQSKWEPGLYPVFITRYRLTPKLSLKAGVAGPSPVAYTKTLSQKNLTVMDSTVQAYAALPASTSSTKIGRLLYLDVPVSVEWAVVRHLNVEAGIQYSRLLSEQDDTRTTITPLTNLALYYVSNTATNQDQQQPQVKTSDIRYLVGANYTWHRFSATVQYQRGLQHSANQVDDQGNSIVNRTSIAKMQIMYTLR; translated from the coding sequence ATGAGGGACGAATTGTTTGACCACCTTAAGCACAAACTGGCCGAAACGGAGGTTCCCGATCCGGAGACCGGCTGGCAGCGGATGCGCGCGCTGCTGGATGCTACGGTCCGCCCCCGGCCGGTCTACCAGCTCCGCCGCTGGTACGCCGCCGCCGCTTGCCTCATCCTTGCCGGCGCTGCCTGGGCCTTGATCCACGAGGCACATTCTTCCAAAACCAAGACGCCGCTGGCAGTGACGACCGGGAGCGGATCGCGGGCTGGTGCCGGCGGGCAAACCTCGGTCGCGCAGGCCGATGGAGCCAAAGCGGGCGGAGCACAAGCCGCCGGAGCGCAGACCAGTGGGGCACAAGCGGGCGGAGCGCAAGCCGCCGGGGCACAAAACGGCGGAGTACAAGCGGGCGGCGTACCGGCTGGCGGCGTACCGGCCACGGCCCAAAACGACGGGGCGTACCCGTCCGGCGAACCTTCCAGGGACCTTGCCACCACAACCGGAACCACCGGATCACGCAGGGACGATCGTTTCCCCGCAGGCAGCCTCACCGGTAGCCGGGCGAGCGACAAAGGGTCGCGCCAAATATTGGCGAACAGCGATAAGGAAACCCTGCTGTCGCAAACAAAGCCGCAAGACGTTTTGGTGCTGGAAACATCCGGAAACCCCGGTTCAGCCTGTTTTTGTACGACCACTACCAGAGGATACTCCGGAGCCACGCCGGACCTGAAAATGCCTTTCCTCGAAAAACCGCTGGCGGCCTCCCCGAGGCTCCTGGCCTCCACCGGGGCCCCGGCCGGTCCGATCCGGCCCGCCCACCACAGCCGCTGGGGTTTTGATGTAGGTCTTGGCGCCAATTTCCCCGGGAGTATGCGCACCGTTACCGTGAACAACCAGTCCAAGTGGGAACCCGGTCTTTACCCGGTGTTTATCACCCGGTACCGGCTTACCCCGAAGCTCAGCCTGAAGGCAGGGGTGGCGGGACCGTCTCCCGTGGCCTATACCAAAACGCTTTCTCAAAAAAACCTCACGGTCATGGACAGCACCGTTCAGGCCTATGCAGCGTTGCCTGCCTCCACGTCTTCGACCAAGATCGGAAGGCTGTTGTACCTGGACGTACCGGTCAGCGTCGAGTGGGCGGTCGTCCGCCACCTGAACGTCGAGGCGGGCATACAATATTCCCGTCTGCTCTCCGAACAGGATGATACCCGGACGACCATAACACCCCTGACCAATTTAGCTTTGTATTACGTCAGCAACACGGCGACGAACCAGGACCAACAACAGCCGCAAGTCAAGACCTCGGATATCCGTTACCTGGTGGGCGCCAACTACACCTGGCACCGGTTTAGCGCCACGGTCCAGTACCAGCGTGGGCTCCAGCATTCGGCCAACCAGGTGGACGACCAGGGCAATTCGATCGTCAACCGAACCAGTATCGCCAAAATGCAAATCATGTATACACTCAGGTAA
- a CDS encoding alpha/beta fold hydrolase, which translates to MNYEIKQEEKFRFIEEGQGEPLILLHGLFGELSNFKDQLGYFSRHGYKVVLPLLPLLDLDLLHTSVGGLQKYVHKFIETRDYQDIHLLGNSLGGHVALLHTLKHPERIKSLILTGSSGLFENGMGDSYPKRGDYEYIRRKTELTFYDPAMATKELVDEVYAITSNRLNVVKIIALAKSAIRNNLGEEVSQIQQPTLLIWGNNDTITPPFVGKEFHRLIPHSELHFIDKCGHAPMMEVPGEFNQILEKFLTKLPVSA; encoded by the coding sequence ATGAACTACGAAATCAAACAGGAGGAGAAGTTCAGGTTTATTGAAGAAGGTCAGGGAGAGCCTCTTATCCTTCTGCATGGCTTGTTCGGAGAGTTGAGCAACTTTAAGGATCAGCTTGGCTACTTTAGCCGGCACGGCTATAAAGTGGTCCTGCCCCTCCTTCCGCTTTTAGACCTGGACCTGCTGCACACCTCGGTGGGAGGATTGCAGAAATACGTGCATAAGTTCATCGAAACCAGGGATTACCAGGATATACACCTCCTGGGCAATTCTTTGGGCGGGCACGTGGCGTTGCTACACACCCTTAAACACCCTGAGCGGATCAAGTCCCTGATCCTCACCGGTAGCTCCGGCCTTTTCGAAAACGGAATGGGCGACAGCTACCCCAAGAGAGGAGACTATGAATATATACGGCGCAAGACGGAGCTGACATTTTACGACCCCGCGATGGCTACCAAAGAGCTGGTCGACGAGGTATACGCCATCACGTCCAACCGCCTCAACGTGGTCAAGATCATCGCCCTGGCCAAAAGCGCCATCCGCAACAACCTGGGTGAAGAGGTCAGCCAGATCCAGCAGCCTACCCTGCTCATCTGGGGGAATAACGATACGATCACGCCGCCGTTTGTGGGTAAAGAGTTCCACCGATTGATTCCTCATTCCGAGTTACATTTCATTGATAAATGCGGGCACGCGCCGATGATGGAAGTTCCCGGGGAGTTTAACCAGATCCTGGAAAAGTTCCTGACCAAGTTGCCGGTGAGTGCCTGA